The Nocardiopsis composta genome includes the window CGACGCCCGGCTGATCCCGGGCCAGAACGCCGACGCCTATGCCGCCCCGGTCGCCCTGCTGGAACCGCCGCGCTCCTCTCCGCTCTTCCACGCCGAACCGTTCGGCCCGGTGGACACCTTCGTGCTGGTCGACACCGAGGCCGAGCTGCTGGCCGCGATGAACGCCAGCAACGGGGCCCTGGTCTCCACCATCTCCTGCGACGACCCCGACACCGCCCGCCGCCTGGCGGCCGAGGTCCGCGCCTTCAAGGTGGGCATCAACGCCCTCCGCTCCCGCGGCGACCGGGAGGAGCTCTTCGGCGGCTGGGGCGCCTCCTGGCGCGGCGCCTTCGTCGGCGGCCGCCTCCTCGTCCACGCCGTCACCCGGGGCCCGCAGGGCGAGCGCGTCCCGGGCAACTTCCCCGACTACACCCTCATCCCGGAAGGGCACACCTGACCCCGGGCCGCAGTCGGCGCGGACCGCCCGCTCCCCACACCGGGATCCGGTGCGGGGAGCGGGCGGTCCCGTCCACCGGAGTGGCTCGGGACCCTCGGACGGCGCGGGGCGCACGGCCCGGCGCGCCCCGCGGTATCGGGAGGGGCCCGGGAACAGGGGCCTCCCCGCACCTGCGCCGGTCGGCGGGCGGGTCTCCGGAGGGGACGATGGTCCACCCCGGCCAGGCGGGCCTCCCCTGGCCGCCGCCCCGGGGCGGATCCCGGAGCACCCGTTCGCCGCCCGGTCGGGCCCCGTCGGGCCGGTTCTCCGCCTCGGCCCCTGCCCGGCGGGCGGGTGCGGGGGTCGGCGTTCACGGAGACCGAGGCGGGGGAAGGAGGGGGCTGCCCGAGCCTGGAGGAGAGGGGCCGCCGTTCTGCGGCGATGCGGGACAGGCGACGGGAACGGGCTCCTGAGCGGAGAGAAGGCCTGGAGTACGGCAGGGGCCTCATCGGCTCGGCGGGCCGGCGTCGGTCGCGGTCAGTCCGGCAGCACCAGGTAGCGGGCCGGGATCTCGCCGCCGCCGTGTACGGCGAGGTCGGCGCCGGTGATGTAGGGGTCGGAGGCGAGGAGCAGGCAGGCGCGGGCGATGTCGGCGGGCTCGGCCATCCGGCGCATCGGAACCACCCGGTCGACGGCGTCGGCGCCGCCCGGGCCGAACACCTCGTCCGCGGCCCCGGTGCGGACCGGGCCCGCGGTGACGTGGTTGACCCGCACCTTCGGCGCCCACTCCAGGGCCAGCGCCCGGGTCAGGCCGAGCAGCCCCGCCTTGGCCGCGGTGTAGGCGGCGGTCCCCGGCTGCGGGTCGTGCGCCGCCACGCTGCCGATGTTGACGATCCACCCGCCCTCCGGCTGGCCCCGCATGATCCGGTTGGCGGGCTGGGCGGTGTGGAACGGCGCCAGCAGGTTGAGGCCGACCACCTTGGCCACGAACCGGGGCGAGACCTCGGCCGCCTCCGCGCTCGGCGCCCCGCCGGCGTTGTTCACCAGCACGTCGAGCCGGCCCAGCGGCTCCGCCGCCGCCTCCACCAGCCCGGCCGCCTGGTCGGGCTCGCGCACGTCGGCCGTGAGGAAGCGGGCGGTCCGACCGTCGGCGGACGGCGGTGTCTCGGGCGGGGTCCGCCCGCCGACGGCCACCTCGGCACCGGCCACGAGGAACGCCTCGGCGATCACCCGGCCGATGCCCCGGGTCCCCCCGGTCACCAGCACGCTCCGCCCCCGGAGGCTCCGCCCCTGGAAGCCGGCCGCTGCGGTCATCTCCTCCACCTTCCCGAACATCGGAGCCCACCCCGGGGCCCCCGCGATGATCTTGACGTTGCGGCCCTATCAATGCGCCGGGATAGGGCCGCAACGTC containing:
- a CDS encoding SDR family oxidoreductase — its product is MTAAAGFQGRSLRGRSVLVTGGTRGIGRVIAEAFLVAGAEVAVGGRTPPETPPSADGRTARFLTADVREPDQAAGLVEAAAEPLGRLDVLVNNAGGAPSAEAAEVSPRFVAKVVGLNLLAPFHTAQPANRIMRGQPEGGWIVNIGSVAAHDPQPGTAAYTAAKAGLLGLTRALALEWAPKVRVNHVTAGPVRTGAADEVFGPGGADAVDRVVPMRRMAEPADIARACLLLASDPYITGADLAVHGGGEIPARYLVLPD